From Juglans regia cultivar Chandler chromosome 8, Walnut 2.0, whole genome shotgun sequence, the proteins below share one genomic window:
- the LOC109006170 gene encoding serine/arginine-rich splicing factor SR45a-like: MADSPRRRYSRSPSPLRARSRSQSRSRPRSRSRSWSRPRSRSRSRSWSRPRPRSRSRSRGRSRSRSRGRAEPVNPGDTLYVTGLSQRVTERDLEEHFSKEGKVASCFLVMEPRTRVSRGFAFVTMETVEDANRCVKYLNQSVLEGRYITVEKSRRKRARTPTPGHYLGLKSTRDFGHRGGDRGRYRGRDEYRRSPRRSPFRGGRDYSPRHSPHGGRSRRERSRSLPYSPSPERRYVRGSR; the protein is encoded by the exons ATG GCCGATTCACCGCGCAGAAG GTATTCACGGTCCCCTTCCCCTTTGAGAGCTCGATCCAGGTCCCAATCTAGGTCTAGACCCAGATCAAGGTCCAGGTCCTGGTCTAGACCTAGGTCTAGGTCCAGATCTAGATCCTGGTCTAGGCCAAGGCCCAGATCCCGGTCCAGAAGTCGTGGCAG ATCAAGGTCTAGAAGTCGTGGCAG GGCTGAGCCTGTAAACCCTGGAGATACGCTTTATGTAACTGGCCTCAGCCAAAGGGTCACAGAAAGGGATCTTGAAGAGCACTTCTCTAAGGAGGGAAAG GTAGCATCCTGTTTTCTTGTGATGGAGCCTCGGACACGTGTCTCTCGGGGTTTTGCTTTTGTTACAATGGAAACTGTTGAGGATGCCAACCGTTGTGTGAAATATCTTAACCAATCAGTTCTTGAAGGTCGATATATTACTGTTGAGAAG TCTCGGAGAAAACGAGCAAGAACGCCTACACCAGGACATTATCTTGGGCTCAAAAGTACTAGAGACTTTG GTCATCGTGGTGGTGATCGTGGTAGATATCGTGGACGTGATGAATATCGAAGATCTCCAAGGCGCTCACCATTTCGAGGGGGTCGCGATTATTCTCCAAGACACTCGCCCCATGGTGGAAGGTCAAGGAGGGAGAGGTCCAGGTCACTTCCTTACTCTCCTAGCCCAGAAAGGAGGTACGTTCGTGGTTCTAGGTGA